Within Pseudomonas alloputida, the genomic segment GTCGGGCACGGTCGCACTGGAGCGCTCGGTCTTGATGCGGAACACACGGTCTTCCAGGCCGCCACGGTTGCCGTACCAGATCAGCGAGATTTCGCTTTGTGGGTCTTCGGTGAGGGTGTCGTCATCGTCCCAGCTCGGCATCCAGAAGCTGGCATCGTTGGCGTACAGTTCCAGCCACTGGTCCCACTGGGCATCGTCCAGGTAGCGCGCTTCGCGGTACAGGAAGTCGCGCACGGTGTCATACAGGCTCATTGCACGGCCTCCACGGGGATCAGCTGCTGTTCGTCCTTGAGGGCCTGGATCATGGTGTCCTGCCAGTACTTGTGCTGCAGCACGAACAGGCCTTCGTCCTCGGTGCGCACGCCCGACAGCAGGGGTTCGAGTTCAATCTCCTTGGCCGCCTCATCGGCGCCTTCGACCCAGTGTTTCGCGCCACGGGACATGTCGTTCCAGCCAGTGCCGCCGCCATAGCCGGTCTGGCACGAGCGGAATTCTTCCAGGTCGTCCGGGGTGGCCATGCCGCTGACGTTGAAGAAGTCTTCGTACTGGCGAATACGCTTGGCACGAGCATCGGCGCTCTCGCCTTTCGGCGCGATGCAGTAGATGGTGATTTCGGTCTTGTTCACCGAAATCGGCCGGGCAACGCGGATCTGCGAGCTGAACTGGTCCATCAGGTACACGTTGGGGTACAGGCACAGGTTGCGCGAGTTTTCGATCATCCAGTCGGCACGTGCCTGGCCGAAATCGGCGGCCAGTTGGTCGCGGCGCTCATAGGCCGGGCGGTCTTCCGGGTTGGCCCAACGGGTCCACAGCAGCAGGTGGCCGTGGTCGAAGGAATAGAAACCGCCGCCCTGCTTGGCCCAGGCGCCAGCACTCATGGTCTTGATCTCGTCACCCGCCTCGCGCTGCTTGCGCTGGTTCTGGGTGGCGGCGTAGTTCCAGTGCACGGAGCTTACGTGGTAGCCGTCAGCGCCGTTTTCGGCGGTGAGCTTCCAGTTGCCTTCGTAGATGTACGAGCTGGCACCGCGCAGCACTTCCAGGCCTTCAGGCGACTGATCGACGATCATGTCGATGATCTTCGCCGACTCGCCCAGGTGCTCGACCAGCGGCTTCACATCGGCGTTCAGGCTGCCGAACAAGAAGCCCCGGTACGACTCGAAGCGTGCCACCTTGGTCAGGTCGTGGGAGCCGTCGCAGTTGAAGCTGTCGGGGTAGCCGGCGTTGCTGGGGTCTTTCACTTTCAGCAGTTTGCCGCTGTTGTTGAACGTCCAGCCGTGGAACGGGCAGGTATAGCTGGAACGGTTGCCGCGC encodes:
- the benB gene encoding benzoate 1,2-dioxygenase small subunit is translated as MSLYDTVRDFLYREARYLDDAQWDQWLELYANDASFWMPSWDDDDTLTEDPQSEISLIWYGNRGGLEDRVFRIKTERSSATVPDTRTSHNISNIEIVEQGEDNCQVRFNWHTLSFRYKTTDSYFGTSFYTLDLRGEQPLIKAKKVVLKNDYVRQVIDIYHI
- the benA gene encoding benzoate 1,2-dioxygenase large subunit, coding for MSLGFDYLNAMLEDDREKGIYRCKREMFTDPRLFDLEMKHIFEGNWIYLAHESQIPEKNDFLTLTMGRQPIFIARNKDGELNAFLNACSHRGAMLCRHKRGNRSSYTCPFHGWTFNNSGKLLKVKDPSNAGYPDSFNCDGSHDLTKVARFESYRGFLFGSLNADVKPLVEHLGESAKIIDMIVDQSPEGLEVLRGASSYIYEGNWKLTAENGADGYHVSSVHWNYAATQNQRKQREAGDEIKTMSAGAWAKQGGGFYSFDHGHLLLWTRWANPEDRPAYERRDQLAADFGQARADWMIENSRNLCLYPNVYLMDQFSSQIRVARPISVNKTEITIYCIAPKGESADARAKRIRQYEDFFNVSGMATPDDLEEFRSCQTGYGGGTGWNDMSRGAKHWVEGADEAAKEIELEPLLSGVRTEDEGLFVLQHKYWQDTMIQALKDEQQLIPVEAVQ